The Centroberyx gerrardi isolate f3 chromosome 19, fCenGer3.hap1.cur.20231027, whole genome shotgun sequence genome has a segment encoding these proteins:
- the msto1 gene encoding protein misato homolog 1 codes for MSSLCREVVTLQLGHYSNFVGTHWWNLQDASLSYDPELPPSEIQSDVVFREGQTLGGHVTYTPRLIAMDLKGSLQTLRQQGSLYETDKDTTTFTWEGDIMMHEESPPTKNFFLQDLDKLDKGEILADDFADFASSSPPQRSGSVSVETVNSRLDRVQKGYRLEGSVRVWSDFLRIHLHPRTISVIHQYNHDGEAHRLEAFGQGEALLQGAVLEELEDKLHFFVEECDYLQGFQVLCDLADGFAGLGSKVTEMLQDSYGGRGILTWGMAPVSHPNSTPMKDLYHLINYALGTVHLANHSSFFCPLTLRGGLGRRPASHTAFPHLTYDPSLWYHSSSVLALALDSLSAPYRLRHNSVPMWQVADALAVSGRKVVAAYGAVPFPMMHGSSLPDALSVCADALPWKPLSACSELGDGRCYGQLVTLKGFEGQRLVSSLAPGTQPPTPLHSLHSGEDILASYIRSFYPAAPLALQLVSTPSKLTPPFPQIFSQSLGAQGFLQSQAPPPGSPVPAVLSAPVLTSLQSGPALGTWLSELHRGASTLDIRRTAPSFLSQGPEMADYQEALEQLRLLARCYRDDSGGVTRSSSEEDDDDD; via the exons ATGAGCAGCCTTTGTAGAGAAGTCGTCACTCTTCAGTTGGGACACTATTCAAACTTTGTGGGGACGCACTGGTGGAATTTACAG gATGCCTCCTTGTCGTACGACCCTGAGTTGCCCCCAAGTGAGATCCAGAGCGATGTTGTGTTTCGAGAGGGACAGACGCTGGGCGGCCACGTCACTTACACTCCGCGCCTCATCGCCATGGATCTCAAGG GAAGCCTTCAGACTCTACGGCAACAGGGAAGTCTGTATGAGACTGACAAAGACACCACCACTTTCACATG ggagggagacatCATGATGCATGAAGAAAGTCCTCCGACCAAGAACTTCTTCCTCCAAGATCTGGACAAGCTGGAT AAGGGGGAGATATTGGCCGATGATTTTGCTGATTTTGCCTCCAGCTCCCCACCTCAGCGCTCAG GTTCGGTGAGTGTGGAGACGGTGAACAGCCGCCTGGATCGTGTCCAGAAGGGCTACAGGCTGGAGGGCAGCGTCAGGGTTTGGTCGGACTTCCTCAGAATCCACCTGCACCCCCGCACCATCTCCGTCATCCACCAGTACAACCACGACGG ggagGCTCATCGTCTGGAGGCGTTTGGGCAGGGAGAGGCTCTGCTGCAGGGGGCggtgctggaggagctggaggacaaaCTGCACTTCTTCGTAGAGGAGTGTGATTATCTTCAG GGCTTCCAGGTGCTGTGCGACTTGGCCGACGGCTTTGCAGgcctggggtcaaaggtcaccgaGATGCTGCAGGACTCTTACGGCGGGAGAGGCATCCTAACCTGGGGGATGGCACCCGTCAGTCACCCAAATTCA ACTCCAATGAAGGACCTGTACCACCTGATAAACTACGCCTTAGGGACGGTGCACCTGGCCAATCACAGCTCTTTCTTCTGCCCTTTGACCTTGCGCGGCGGGCTGGGCAGACGACCCGCCTCTCACACGGCGTTCCCCCACCTGACGTACGAT CCGTCACTGTGGTACCACTCCAGCTCGGTCCTGGCTCTGGCCCTGGACTCGCTCTCTGCGCCTTACAGGCTGAGGCACAACAGCGTCCCCATGTGGCAGGTGGCCGACGCACTTGCCGTATCGGGGAGAAAG GTGGTGGCTGCTTATGGTGCCGTTCCCTTTCCCATGATGCACGGCAGCTCTCTCCCCGACGCCCTGAGTGTCTGCGCGGATGCGTTACCATGGAAACCCCTGTCGGCTTGCTCGGAACTCGGCGACGGCCGATGCTACGGCCAGTTGGTGACGCTCAAGGGATTTGAGGGCCAGAGGCTAGTCAG CTCTCTGGCTCCAGGAACTCAGCCGCCCACTCCTCTGCACAGCCTGCACAGTGGGGAAGACATCCTGGCATCCTACATCAGATCCTTCTATCCCGCAGCTCCTCT CGCTCTGCAGCTGGTTTCCACCCCCAGCAAGCTGACTCCGCCTTTCCCACAGATATTCAGCCAGTCCCTCGGTGCTCAGGGCTTTTTGCAGAGCCAGGCCCCGCCCCCTGGCT ctCCGGTCCCAGCAGTCTTGTCCGCTCCAGTCTTGACGTCCCTCCAGTCCGGCCCTGCGCTCGGCACGTGGCTGTCGGAGCTGCACCGCGGTGCCAGCACCCTCGACATCCGCCGCACGGCGCCCAGCTTCCTCTCCCAGGGGCCCGAGATGGCCGACTACCAGGAGGCCCTGGAGCAGCTGCGCCTCCTGGCCCGGTGTTACCGTGACGACAGCGGCGGCGTGACACGCTCTTCGTCTGAGGAGGACGACGATGATGACTGA
- the apoea gene encoding apolipoprotein Ea produces MRVFAVILVLAVLSGCHGRMLQWDEERSSWETAVDKFKDYFTDLNSRADGLVKDIKSSKVGRELDTLIQDTMSELAMYKDDVQTKLGPYAQEAAERLGQDLQLLGDKLRDHMTGARDRVVDYSQELQTMMEQNTDDVRVRVNAYTRKIWKRLQKDKQEINKKVAAYFEELQSRTSENMETVKMRLEPYFTQVRENAEAKISTFNQLLKNQATEMQDKLQTAAEDIRERFGQTTENLRTTLQEKMEEVREWFEPYTYMVREKLEAL; encoded by the exons ATGAGGGTGTTTGCAGTAATCCTTGTGCTGGCTGTCCTCTCAG GCTGTCATGGAAGAATGCTGCAGTGGGATGAGGAGAGAAGCTCCTGGGAAACCGCTGTTGACAAGTTTAAGGATTATTTCACAGACCTGAACTCCAGGGCCGACGGCCTGGTGAAGGACATCAAGAGCTCCAAGGTCGGCAGAGAGCTGGA CACCTTGATCCAAGACACCATGTCTGAGCTGGCCATGTACAAAGACGACGTGCAGACCAAGCTGGGTCCGTACGCTCAGGAGGCAGCCGAGCGTCTGGGTCAGGACCTTCAGCTGCTGGGCGACAAACTCCGCGACCACATGACTGGGGCCAGGGATCGAGTGGTGGACTACAGCCAGGAGCTGCAGACCATGAtggagcagaacacagatgACGTCAGGGTCAGAGTCAACGCCTACACCCGCAAGATATGGAAACGCCTCCAAAAGGACAAACAGGAGATCAACAA GAAAGTTGCCGCCTACTTTGAGGAACTCCAGTCCCGCACCTCCGAGAACATGGAGACCGTGAAGATGCGCCTCGAGCCCTATTTCACCCAGGTGCGTGAGAACGCCGAGGCAAAGATCAGCACCTTCAACCAACTGCTGAAGAACCAGGCTACGGAGATGCAGGACAAGCTTCAGACCGCCGCAGAAGACATCCGCGAACGCTTTGGCCAAACCACAGAGAACCTGCGCACGACCCtgcaggagaagatggaggaagtTCGCGAATGGTTTGAGCCTTATACCTACATGGTCCGTGAGAAGCTGGAAGCCCTGTAA